One stretch of Roseimicrobium sp. ORNL1 DNA includes these proteins:
- a CDS encoding winged helix-turn-helix transcriptional regulator translates to MLHNGREIAPSVSWDILLHVKRSGGMSVNELAGALKMSYMGVKQHCDDLKKRGYVDTWRRPKQTGRPEKIYRPTEKLDVVLPNWGGELCLGLLALVSQAYGETVPERLLYSFLQQKVEQWNTRIKGSGHKERAMELAKLRGNDGWICGCVDDAHGLRLVDHHSPLAEVARLFPAVWDLEVRVLSRIFGHTLQRRVNGPHVEFVIIEGIPQEEAAPASTGTGASKGGKSKAKKAKAAAAGVEPAPAPASAPASVPVPAPEAEMEAQVDIEPENEQAPEVPAIAAVQAEVEAPFVPEEAPVPVPDAEALVPPVETSLVETQEAPAVEEVSAGVFVSDVPVFEEEVVAAHQEEQQPESESIVSIAVPSASEEPAPAPLSSLLAPVEKPKRITKSVKQAVKAAAQQDLFDF, encoded by the coding sequence ATGCTTCACAACGGCCGCGAAATCGCCCCATCCGTCTCCTGGGACATCCTCCTGCACGTCAAGCGCAGCGGTGGCATGTCGGTGAACGAGTTGGCGGGTGCTCTAAAAATGTCCTACATGGGCGTGAAGCAGCACTGTGATGATCTCAAGAAGCGGGGATATGTGGATACGTGGCGTCGTCCCAAGCAGACGGGCCGTCCTGAAAAAATCTACCGCCCCACGGAGAAGCTGGACGTGGTCCTGCCAAACTGGGGAGGGGAGCTGTGCCTCGGGCTGCTGGCCCTTGTGTCTCAAGCTTATGGAGAAACTGTCCCGGAGAGGCTTCTTTACAGCTTCCTCCAGCAGAAGGTCGAGCAGTGGAATACCCGCATCAAAGGCTCCGGTCACAAGGAGCGCGCGATGGAACTTGCGAAACTCCGCGGCAATGATGGCTGGATCTGCGGGTGCGTGGATGACGCGCACGGCCTCCGCCTTGTGGACCACCACAGCCCGCTCGCCGAAGTCGCCCGCCTGTTCCCCGCAGTGTGGGACCTGGAGGTGCGCGTGCTCAGCCGCATTTTCGGCCATACCCTGCAGCGCCGGGTGAATGGCCCGCACGTCGAATTTGTCATCATTGAAGGCATCCCGCAGGAGGAGGCCGCGCCAGCTTCCACCGGAACTGGGGCCTCGAAGGGCGGGAAGAGCAAGGCGAAGAAGGCCAAGGCGGCAGCCGCTGGTGTGGAACCTGCGCCCGCGCCTGCATCTGCCCCAGCTTCAGTTCCCGTGCCTGCTCCTGAGGCAGAGATGGAGGCTCAGGTCGACATTGAGCCTGAGAACGAGCAAGCGCCAGAGGTTCCCGCCATTGCAGCGGTGCAAGCCGAGGTCGAGGCACCATTTGTCCCTGAGGAAGCTCCCGTCCCCGTCCCTGACGCTGAGGCATTGGTGCCCCCGGTGGAGACATCTCTTGTGGAAACGCAAGAGGCACCGGCCGTGGAGGAGGTGTCAGCAGGAGTATTCGTCTCCGATGTACCCGTCTTTGAAGAGGAAGTGGTGGCCGCCCATCAGGAGGAACAGCAGCCCGAGAGCGAGAGCATTGTATCCATCGCAGTTCCATCCGCTTCCGAAGAGCCCGCCCCGGCTCCGTTGAGTTCCTTGCTCGCCCCCGTGGAAAAGCCAAAACGGATCACCAAGTCCGTGAAGCAAGCGGTGAAGGCCGCCGCGCAGCAGGACCTGTTTGATTTCTAA
- a CDS encoding KamA family radical SAM protein, with amino-acid sequence MPPRTLPEKEFRSHAPGYWQDKNITPDQWNSHTWQLKNRVTTLAGLEEHLTLSEEERAGVLLSGNKLAMAITPHYFNLIHPTDPDCPIRRQVIPRIEETWEDPNEMSDPCGEDSHMPVPGLVHRYPDRVLFLVTDRCASYCRYCTRSRVVSGVGEQELHTEFEAAFRYLEEHTEVRDVLLSGGDALLLSDNKLEGILKRIRAIPHIEFLRIGSRVPIFLPQRITPELCQMLAKYHPLWMSVHVNHPRELTTEVKEALERLSNHGVPLGNQSVLLRGVNDNPEVMKSLVHKLLMCRVRPYYLYQCDLIQGSSHLRTSVSKGVEIIEHLRGHTTGYGVPQFVIDAPGGGGKVPVNPEYVVMKDDQRTLVRNYEGEFFEYPEPGNQVATWSSTPANRLSMLWEPGAKW; translated from the coding sequence ATGCCTCCGCGCACCCTCCCCGAAAAAGAGTTCCGCTCCCACGCCCCCGGATACTGGCAGGACAAGAACATCACCCCTGACCAGTGGAACAGCCACACCTGGCAGCTCAAGAACCGGGTCACGACCCTCGCGGGCCTGGAGGAGCACCTCACGCTTTCCGAAGAAGAACGGGCAGGCGTGCTGCTCTCCGGAAACAAGCTGGCGATGGCCATCACGCCCCACTACTTCAATCTCATTCACCCCACGGACCCGGACTGCCCGATTCGCCGGCAGGTGATTCCCCGCATTGAGGAGACCTGGGAGGACCCGAATGAAATGAGCGACCCCTGTGGCGAGGACTCGCACATGCCCGTGCCGGGCCTCGTGCACCGCTATCCGGACCGCGTGCTTTTCCTCGTGACGGACCGTTGCGCCAGCTATTGCCGCTACTGCACCCGCAGCCGCGTGGTGAGTGGCGTGGGCGAGCAGGAGCTGCACACCGAGTTCGAAGCCGCCTTCCGCTATCTGGAGGAGCACACTGAGGTGCGTGACGTGCTGCTGAGCGGGGGCGATGCCCTGCTGCTGAGCGACAACAAGCTGGAAGGCATCCTCAAGCGCATCCGCGCCATCCCGCACATTGAGTTCCTGCGCATCGGCTCCCGGGTACCCATTTTCCTGCCGCAGCGTATCACACCTGAGCTGTGCCAGATGCTTGCAAAATACCATCCCCTCTGGATGAGCGTGCATGTGAACCATCCGCGAGAGCTCACCACCGAGGTGAAGGAAGCGCTGGAACGCCTGTCCAACCACGGCGTTCCCTTGGGCAACCAGAGCGTGCTGCTGCGCGGTGTGAATGACAATCCCGAGGTGATGAAGTCCCTCGTGCACAAGCTGCTCATGTGCCGCGTGCGCCCCTACTATCTCTACCAGTGCGACCTCATCCAGGGCAGCTCGCACCTGCGCACCAGCGTGAGCAAGGGTGTGGAAATCATCGAGCACCTGCGCGGTCACACGACCGGCTACGGCGTGCCGCAATTCGTGATCGACGCCCCCGGCGGCGGCGGCAAGGTGCCTGTGAACCCCGAGTACGTGGTGATGAAGGACGACCAGCGCACCCTGGTGCGCAACTACGAAGGCGAGTTCTTCGAATACCCCGAGCCCGGCAATCAGGTGGCGACCTGGAGCAGCACCCCTGCGAACCGGCTTTCCATGCTGTGGGAGCCGGGGGCGAAGTGGTGA
- a CDS encoding sialidase family protein, with translation MPCTATSPASTHLLAMLLTLCVALPPARSQDIIESFIAQSTPAAPRQSEGDITVLKDGALLAAWSDFYGGAEDNAAAHISAAKSTDGGSTWGPHFTLQENNGQTNVMSVSFVRSHTSGDLLLFYLRKNSLTDLKVFMRRSTDDGATFGEPVLVTPEEGYHVMNNARVIQLASGRLLAPISTTSKVWTKNDNFRTVVYFSDDDGRTWKRSASMLSAPKRGAMEPGLIELKDGSVMQIIRTQTGKIWHSYSKDKGETWSEAAPWSIEAPESPSTLVRLPATGDWLLVWNPNVEWKDPEKTVLGANHGGRRTPLVGAISKDEGKTWTKPRELETDPAVTYAYTSITPTPHGDRVLLSYYYFPVGSKDLSLRFKSIPLSWLVNSGKGEGAPSPKSAR, from the coding sequence ATGCCCTGCACCGCTACTTCTCCCGCATCCACACATCTCCTCGCGATGCTGCTCACGCTTTGCGTAGCACTCCCACCAGCGCGATCCCAAGACATCATCGAATCCTTCATCGCTCAATCCACGCCCGCTGCGCCACGCCAATCTGAGGGTGACATCACCGTGCTCAAAGACGGCGCACTGCTTGCCGCGTGGTCGGACTTTTACGGAGGTGCGGAAGACAATGCGGCGGCCCACATCTCCGCCGCGAAGTCCACGGATGGAGGGAGCACGTGGGGGCCGCACTTCACCCTGCAGGAGAACAACGGCCAGACGAACGTCATGTCCGTGAGCTTCGTGCGCTCACACACCAGTGGTGACCTGCTACTCTTCTACCTGCGGAAGAACTCACTCACCGATCTCAAGGTCTTCATGCGTCGTTCCACGGATGATGGCGCCACCTTTGGCGAGCCGGTGCTCGTCACACCGGAAGAGGGGTATCATGTGATGAACAACGCGCGTGTCATCCAACTCGCCTCGGGGAGATTGCTCGCGCCGATTTCCACCACTTCGAAAGTCTGGACGAAGAACGACAACTTCCGCACGGTGGTCTACTTCTCGGATGACGATGGCCGCACCTGGAAGCGCAGTGCCTCCATGCTCAGTGCCCCGAAGCGCGGCGCCATGGAGCCGGGGCTCATCGAACTCAAGGATGGCAGCGTGATGCAAATCATCCGCACGCAAACCGGCAAAATCTGGCACTCCTATTCCAAGGACAAAGGTGAGACCTGGAGCGAAGCCGCTCCGTGGAGCATCGAGGCACCGGAGTCGCCCTCCACCCTCGTGCGGCTGCCTGCCACCGGGGACTGGCTGCTTGTGTGGAATCCCAACGTGGAGTGGAAGGACCCTGAAAAGACCGTGCTCGGTGCAAATCACGGCGGTCGCCGCACACCCCTCGTGGGCGCCATCTCGAAAGACGAAGGCAAGACGTGGACCAAGCCGCGCGAGCTTGAGACGGACCCCGCCGTGACTTACGCGTACACCAGCATCACTCCCACCCCGCACGGTGACCGCGTACTGCTGAGTTACTATTATTTCCCTGTCGGCAGCAAGGACCTCTCACTTCGCTTCAAGAGCATTCCGCTTTCGTGGCTTGTGAATAGTGGGAAGGGCGAGGGTGCGCCTTCGCCAAAGTCGGCGCGGTGA